Proteins encoded in a region of the Candidatus Scalindua japonica genome:
- a CDS encoding radical SAM/SPASM domain-containing protein — protein MGRGPTEEYYKVLNEDYVEGTLTCLKPSTIKRVVNVDFPNILNIEPTNKCNLACVYCPRERADKGIGIMDWDMYTRIIDEASEYEKLIILNLHKDGESFLHPRFIDMIRYAKKRDMAKTIHMNTNAICWTDRMIDELLDSGIDDITVSIDAARPETFHKHKAADCLERVERQVRSFFDKREKMRLDRPFVRVKIMEFDEISKDEIREFFKKWNGIADEVQVTGIHSWSGEIGGVAVTDEASPVRYPCVIMWYALVINWNGESTVCSVDWNTEIKIGDAKNQSIHEIWNSRELKDARKSQIDKCYDKYHVCKDCVVWVSIGDLTEWLTERKEFYL, from the coding sequence ATGGGAAGAGGACCGACAGAAGAATATTATAAAGTGTTAAATGAAGACTATGTGGAAGGTACGCTTACATGTTTAAAACCTTCTACAATAAAAAGGGTTGTTAATGTTGACTTCCCGAATATCCTCAACATTGAACCTACTAACAAATGTAATCTTGCTTGCGTGTATTGTCCAAGAGAGCGTGCGGATAAGGGGATAGGTATAATGGACTGGGATATGTACACCAGGATAATTGATGAAGCTTCTGAGTACGAAAAGCTGATTATCCTTAACCTCCATAAGGATGGTGAGTCATTTTTACACCCCAGATTTATAGATATGATCCGCTATGCTAAAAAGAGGGATATGGCTAAGACGATTCATATGAATACGAATGCTATCTGCTGGACGGACAGGATGATTGATGAGCTTCTGGATTCAGGCATCGACGATATTACCGTCAGCATCGATGCTGCAAGGCCAGAAACATTCCATAAACATAAGGCTGCTGATTGCCTTGAAAGGGTTGAAAGGCAGGTACGTTCATTTTTTGATAAGAGGGAAAAAATGAGATTAGATCGTCCTTTTGTTCGTGTAAAGATTATGGAGTTTGATGAAATTTCAAAGGACGAAATTAGAGAGTTTTTTAAAAAATGGAATGGTATAGCTGATGAAGTTCAGGTAACTGGGATACATTCCTGGAGTGGGGAGATAGGAGGGGTAGCTGTGACTGATGAGGCTTCTCCGGTGAGATATCCTTGTGTTATCATGTGGTATGCATTGGTTATAAACTGGAATGGAGAATCGACAGTTTGCTCTGTTGACTGGAATACGGAGATAAAAATAGGTGATGCAAAAAACCAATCAATTCACGAGATATGGAATTCGCGTGAGTTAAAGGATGCCAGGAAGTCCCAGATTGATAAGTGTTATGATAAATATCATGTTTGTAAAGACTGTGTTGTATGGGTATCAATTGGTGATTTGACAGAGTGGCTTACTGAAAGAAAGGAATTTTATCTTTAG
- a CDS encoding carbamoyltransferase yields the protein MYILGLNDSNSAAAIIKDGELIAAAREERFDRIKFSDSYPTKAVDYCLSTAGIGIKELDYIVFAWNPGHELEPQCSSAAVRDHKHFLHYIPNNLLRHIGGDKSNKRIASIDEKIEFNEGELSIRFVPHHHSHAAGAFFVSPYEKAAIMTIDGYGDDITHKFFIGEGNKLEPVGKTLFPHSMGHVYAAVTQFLGYRANSDEWKVMGLAAYGNQDYYDRFAKVIRFDKDVGELRVNLDLFSYYIWTPRRYTDVFINMFGPERYPNDEITDRHMNIAASFQKRIEDVVLDMCTYLAEKTDMDNLCFSGGVAMNSKMNGRILDESPFSKVWVQPSADDAGCSLGACFYYWNQVLGNDRSFIMEHDYWGPGFSDDEIKSVLDNSLVSYEYLENPESEAAKSIADNKVIGWFQGRMEHGQRALGNRSLLADPRDPKMKDKINGLIKHREWYRPFAPSVMEEYQGDYFEIDHHSPFMQMVYPVRKDKHDVIPAVVHNDGTGRLQTVTKVANKRYWKLIDEFRKITGVAVVLDTSFNDNDEPIVCSPKEAVRTFYGTGIHELYMGNYRIVKSK from the coding sequence ATGTATATTTTAGGTTTAAACGATTCTAATTCTGCGGCTGCCATAATTAAAGATGGTGAGTTAATTGCAGCTGCCAGGGAAGAACGGTTTGACAGAATTAAATTTTCTGATTCATATCCTACGAAAGCGGTTGATTATTGTCTGAGTACTGCTGGTATAGGGATAAAAGAATTGGACTATATTGTTTTTGCATGGAACCCCGGACATGAACTCGAACCACAGTGTTCTTCTGCTGCTGTTAGAGATCATAAGCATTTTCTTCATTACATTCCTAACAATTTACTTAGACATATAGGGGGCGATAAAAGTAATAAGAGGATTGCGTCCATTGATGAAAAAATCGAATTCAATGAAGGTGAGTTGAGTATCCGTTTCGTTCCGCATCACCACTCACATGCTGCCGGGGCTTTTTTTGTGTCGCCTTATGAGAAAGCGGCAATTATGACAATTGACGGTTATGGTGATGATATTACGCACAAGTTTTTTATTGGGGAAGGCAATAAGCTTGAACCTGTAGGCAAAACCCTTTTTCCTCATTCAATGGGACATGTTTATGCCGCAGTTACACAATTCCTTGGATATAGGGCAAACAGTGACGAGTGGAAGGTTATGGGATTAGCTGCCTATGGAAATCAGGATTACTATGATCGTTTTGCAAAAGTTATTCGCTTTGACAAGGATGTTGGGGAGCTACGCGTTAACCTTGACCTGTTTTCATATTACATATGGACTCCCAGGCGTTATACGGATGTTTTCATTAATATGTTCGGTCCGGAAAGATATCCAAATGATGAAATTACGGATAGGCACATGAATATTGCGGCAAGTTTTCAAAAGAGGATAGAGGATGTAGTGCTGGATATGTGTACTTATCTGGCAGAAAAGACAGATATGGATAATCTTTGCTTTTCGGGTGGGGTAGCGATGAACAGTAAAATGAACGGTCGTATACTTGATGAGTCACCTTTCTCCAAAGTTTGGGTACAGCCGAGTGCTGATGATGCCGGTTGCTCCCTGGGGGCTTGCTTCTATTATTGGAATCAGGTTCTTGGTAATGACCGTAGTTTTATAATGGAGCATGATTATTGGGGGCCAGGTTTCTCTGATGACGAGATTAAGAGTGTTCTTGACAATTCACTTGTTTCCTATGAGTATCTTGAAAACCCTGAGAGTGAAGCGGCTAAATCTATTGCGGATAATAAGGTTATAGGCTGGTTCCAGGGTAGAATGGAACATGGTCAGCGTGCCTTGGGTAACCGTTCTCTCCTTGCGGATCCCAGGGACCCGAAGATGAAGGACAAGATTAATGGGTTAATTAAGCACCGTGAATGGTATCGTCCATTTGCACCGTCTGTTATGGAAGAGTATCAAGGTGATTATTTTGAAATAGATCACCACAGTCCTTTTATGCAGATGGTTTACCCTGTTCGTAAGGATAAGCATGATGTTATTCCGGCTGTCGTGCATAATGATGGTACCGGACGCCTTCAAACTGTAACCAAGGTTGCCAATAAACGTTACTGGAAGTTGATTGATGAATTTCGAAAAATTACAGGTGTTGCAGTAGTACTAGATACTTCCTTTAACGATAATGATGAGCCAATCGTCTGCTCGCCAAAAGAGGCTGTTCGTACATTCTATGGGACGGGTATTCATGAACTTTATATGGGCAATTATCGTATTGTAAAATCTAAATAA
- a CDS encoding NAD-dependent epimerase: protein MTYLITGAAGFIGYHLSRRLLEQGKSVVGVDCLSEYYDVNLKNARLNELKGDPGFTFCKLDLVDREGVEQLFTVNKFDYVVHLAAQPGVRYSLSNPHAYVDCNIVGFLNILEGCRYNDIKHLVFASSSSVYGANTKMPFSVHHNVDHPVSLYAATKKANELMAHTYSSLYKVPCTGLRFFTVYGPYGRPDMAPFLFTRAILEGKPIDVFNYGKMKRDFTYIDDIVEGVTRLIEKVPEPNPSWNGDEPDSATSYAPYKLYNIGNNNPVELIKFIEVLEDCLGRKAEKNLLPLQPGDVPGTYADVDELTNDIGFKPSVQIEEGIKKFVEWYWEYY, encoded by the coding sequence ATGACATATTTAATAACAGGTGCTGCAGGTTTCATAGGTTATCATTTATCCAGGCGTTTGCTTGAGCAAGGGAAAAGCGTTGTTGGGGTTGACTGCCTCAGCGAGTATTATGATGTCAATCTGAAAAATGCCAGGCTGAATGAACTTAAAGGAGATCCGGGCTTTACTTTTTGTAAATTAGATTTGGTGGATCGTGAAGGGGTTGAACAGTTATTTACGGTAAATAAGTTTGATTATGTTGTGCATCTGGCTGCTCAACCCGGAGTAAGGTATTCACTCTCTAATCCTCATGCTTATGTTGACTGTAATATTGTTGGCTTCTTAAATATACTGGAAGGGTGCAGGTACAATGATATCAAACATCTTGTTTTTGCCTCTTCAAGCTCCGTTTATGGGGCTAATACAAAAATGCCATTTTCAGTTCACCATAATGTAGACCATCCCGTTTCCCTTTATGCAGCTACAAAAAAGGCAAATGAACTTATGGCCCATACTTATTCGAGTTTGTACAAAGTACCGTGTACGGGACTAAGATTTTTTACTGTATATGGTCCGTATGGGAGGCCTGATATGGCCCCGTTTTTGTTTACCAGGGCAATATTGGAAGGTAAACCTATTGATGTGTTCAACTACGGAAAGATGAAGAGGGATTTTACTTATATAGATGATATTGTGGAAGGTGTTACCAGGTTAATCGAAAAGGTACCGGAGCCAAATCCGAGTTGGAACGGTGATGAACCTGACTCCGCGACAAGTTATGCTCCGTATAAATTGTACAATATTGGAAATAATAATCCTGTTGAACTCATAAAGTTTATTGAGGTATTAGAGGATTGTCTTGGGCGGAAGGCAGAGAAAAATCTTCTACCACTGCAACCTGGTGATGTGCCAGGTACATATGCTGATGTAGATGAATTGACTAACGATATTGGTTTTAAACCTTCCGTTCAAATTGAGGAAGGGATTAAGAAGTTTGTGGAATGGTATTGGGAGTATTATTAA
- a CDS encoding MarR family EPS-associated transcriptional regulator: MKYLEETVKLLNHIQDNPDSTQRELVKKLDFSLGKVNYLIKTLTKRGTIKLERFKKSSKKAGYLYLLTPKGIQQKTEITRIFLKQKLNEYDRLQEEIQILSIELDNAGEKRNNNKIC; encoded by the coding sequence ATGAAATATCTTGAAGAAACAGTAAAATTGCTTAATCATATTCAAGATAATCCTGATTCGACTCAGCGGGAACTGGTGAAAAAACTTGATTTTAGTTTGGGGAAGGTTAACTATCTCATTAAAACACTCACAAAGAGAGGGACCATCAAACTGGAAAGATTTAAAAAATCAAGTAAAAAGGCTGGGTATCTGTATCTCCTTACACCAAAAGGAATACAGCAGAAAACTGAAATAACGAGAATATTTTTAAAGCAAAAATTGAATGAGTACGATAGGCTTCAAGAGGAAATTCAGATTCTTTCAATTGAATTAGATAATGCTGGAGAGAAAAGGAATAATAATAAGATATGTTAA
- a CDS encoding aspartate aminotransferase family protein: protein MSNKQNNKYRKSYELWEKAESLFLNGVQTLSKSPKYITFGSCPTYIDKAKGAYMWDYDGNRYIDYPMALGPIVLGYAFDEVDDAVKEQISKGFLYSLSNRLEIELAELLCDIIPSAEKVKLLKSGSEATSAAVRIARAYTGKEVVAVCGYHGWHDWTVIRTTRNHGVPASLKDLVSEFKYNDLDSLQRVFDRNPGKVAAVILEPVGMYQPENNFLENVAALARKNGALLIFDEIITGFRLDLGGAQSYFSVTPDLSTFGKSMANGYPISVLVGNRDIMNAVEDNVFISSTYGGDLLSITASIKTLEILKKKKVNDYILLLGKKLKDGLNEVIKKNNVSAVCEGMPHKTFLLFDDVGDCSGKMIETLFRQECLEKGVFLGYGQFISFSHTENDIEHSVDIASDAFALIREALDRGNLQSLLKGEISTDVFKRY, encoded by the coding sequence ATGTCAAACAAACAGAATAACAAATATCGTAAATCATATGAACTCTGGGAGAAAGCAGAAAGTCTGTTTCTAAACGGGGTCCAGACCCTTTCTAAGTCTCCCAAATACATAACATTCGGGAGTTGTCCCACATACATAGATAAAGCAAAAGGCGCATATATGTGGGATTACGATGGCAACCGTTACATCGACTATCCTATGGCATTAGGGCCAATAGTGCTGGGCTATGCTTTTGATGAAGTAGACGATGCTGTGAAAGAGCAGATATCTAAAGGATTTCTGTACTCCCTGTCAAACAGGCTGGAAATAGAACTGGCTGAACTATTGTGCGATATAATACCTTCAGCGGAAAAGGTTAAATTATTAAAAAGTGGATCTGAAGCAACATCAGCAGCCGTTCGTATTGCAAGGGCCTATACCGGGAAAGAGGTTGTTGCTGTTTGCGGCTATCATGGATGGCACGACTGGACAGTTATAAGGACGACACGCAATCACGGTGTTCCGGCCTCATTAAAAGATTTGGTATCGGAGTTCAAGTATAATGACTTAGACTCTTTACAAAGAGTTTTTGACCGGAATCCGGGCAAGGTTGCAGCTGTAATATTAGAGCCAGTAGGGATGTACCAGCCTGAGAACAATTTTTTAGAGAATGTTGCGGCGCTGGCAAGAAAAAATGGGGCATTACTGATTTTTGATGAGATAATCACGGGTTTCAGACTTGATTTGGGAGGTGCCCAATCGTATTTTTCTGTTACACCAGACCTGAGTACTTTTGGCAAGTCTATGGCTAACGGCTACCCCATATCCGTACTTGTTGGCAATAGAGATATTATGAACGCTGTTGAGGATAACGTTTTTATTTCATCCACATATGGGGGAGACTTGTTGTCTATTACTGCTTCTATCAAGACATTAGAGATTTTGAAAAAAAAGAAAGTAAACGATTATATCCTCTTGCTTGGGAAAAAACTGAAAGATGGTCTTAATGAAGTGATAAAAAAAAATAATGTGAGTGCGGTATGCGAGGGTATGCCTCACAAGACCTTCTTGCTATTTGATGATGTTGGAGATTGTTCCGGTAAAATGATAGAAACTCTTTTTAGACAGGAGTGTCTCGAAAAAGGAGTGTTCCTGGGATACGGTCAATTCATCTCTTTTTCTCACACAGAGAATGATATCGAACACTCTGTTGATATAGCTTCTGATGCTTTTGCGCTTATCAGGGAGGCGCTGGATCGGGGTAATCTGCAGTCGTTGTTAAAGGGGGAAATCTCAACTGACGTTTTCAAGAGATACTAA
- a CDS encoding B12-binding domain-containing radical SAM protein, which translates to MNILFANLHWDYGEDHTQENMKPLQFPTGLAIIAAEIKKHRNDNLFTIDNYVANLKDEDVFAFISDHSVDCVLLSLFLGNYQYRYLKKFINNHNETFSSCKIIIGGPMASTIPHLILKNTKGDDEQVICVIGEGEDTIIDLMACLDSNDDLSKVKGICFKRGQRIIQTDARSRLKNLDNQPYLAYDLFETQTYVDYVNSTNRCWELCTSRGCFGSCVYCKLVFGRKITMKSAESVLNEMIDFYKSYGVNRFNFVDDNFLNTEKQIWEFYNVLKECDIKFKWRFQGRADRLDPSLASALVEVGLYDISFGIESGSMLIHKEMDKKLNLDRARANLKMLPSELDTHASFIIGMPSESHKTIEQSLEFIQDVGVKNINAGILTLFPDTVLYEIARSKGLITNEDEYCDNLGPVYVYPYTNLTDYTDDQLIKWTEMISNAGSVNKANNND; encoded by the coding sequence GTGAATATTTTATTTGCAAATTTGCATTGGGACTATGGTGAAGACCACACTCAAGAAAACATGAAACCACTTCAATTTCCAACAGGTTTGGCAATCATTGCGGCAGAGATTAAGAAACACAGAAATGACAATCTTTTTACAATTGATAATTATGTTGCAAATTTAAAAGACGAAGATGTATTTGCTTTTATCTCTGACCATTCAGTTGATTGCGTGCTTTTATCTCTTTTTTTAGGGAACTATCAGTATCGTTATCTTAAAAAATTTATTAATAATCATAATGAAACGTTTTCTTCATGCAAGATTATTATTGGTGGGCCGATGGCTTCTACAATACCTCACCTGATATTAAAAAATACTAAAGGTGATGATGAACAAGTTATTTGCGTGATTGGAGAAGGAGAAGACACAATTATAGATTTGATGGCATGTCTTGATTCGAATGATGACCTATCCAAGGTCAAGGGTATATGTTTCAAGCGTGGGCAGAGAATTATTCAGACAGATGCTCGGTCACGATTAAAGAATTTAGATAATCAGCCATATCTTGCGTATGATTTGTTTGAAACACAGACATATGTTGATTACGTAAATTCAACAAATCGTTGTTGGGAACTTTGTACAAGTCGTGGTTGTTTTGGGAGTTGTGTATATTGTAAGCTTGTTTTTGGCAGGAAAATTACAATGAAGTCCGCAGAATCCGTATTAAATGAGATGATTGATTTCTACAAATCTTACGGAGTAAATCGATTTAATTTTGTAGATGACAATTTTCTTAATACAGAGAAACAAATATGGGAATTCTATAATGTTTTAAAAGAGTGCGATATTAAATTTAAGTGGCGATTTCAGGGTAGAGCTGATCGTTTAGATCCTTCCTTAGCATCTGCACTGGTAGAAGTAGGTTTATATGATATCTCTTTTGGTATAGAATCTGGATCAATGTTAATTCACAAGGAAATGGACAAGAAGCTTAACCTGGATCGAGCCAGAGCAAATCTGAAAATGCTTCCTTCAGAACTCGATACACATGCATCTTTTATAATTGGTATGCCAAGTGAATCACACAAAACAATTGAACAGTCTTTAGAGTTTATCCAGGATGTTGGCGTAAAAAATATAAATGCGGGGATTTTAACTCTCTTTCCTGACACGGTGCTTTATGAGATCGCGAGGTCCAAGGGGTTGATAACAAATGAAGACGAATACTGTGATAATCTGGGACCAGTTTATGTGTATCCATATACTAATCTTACAGACTACACAGACGATCAGCTAATTAAGTGGACTGAAATGATTAGCAATGCAGGAAGTGTAAATAAGGCAAATAATAATGATTGA
- a CDS encoding glycosyltransferase family protein — MVVQARMGSTRLPKKVLMEVVEGYSILGYLLKRLSSGKQADKIIVATTTNNKDDELEEWVKDSGYHYFRGSEADCLDRFYQVIERYGIDIVVRITSDCPLIIPEVVDEMIKYYLNNSTKIDYLSNRQFTNFPEGMDVEIFSREILEDAARNAAKQKEREHINYFFLDRPSQYRIRYYNHNLGVDYSRFKLSVDTHQELEQIRSFFKEKGLPFQFTFKELINVLIK; from the coding sequence ATTGTTGTTCAGGCAAGGATGGGGTCAACACGGTTGCCTAAAAAGGTATTAATGGAGGTTGTAGAAGGGTATAGCATCCTGGGGTATCTTTTAAAGCGTTTGTCGAGCGGTAAGCAAGCTGACAAGATTATCGTAGCTACCACAACAAATAACAAAGATGACGAACTTGAGGAGTGGGTGAAGGATAGTGGATACCACTATTTCCGTGGGAGCGAAGCAGATTGTCTCGACCGATTTTACCAAGTAATAGAGCGGTATGGTATTGATATTGTTGTTCGTATTACCTCCGATTGCCCACTGATTATTCCGGAGGTTGTTGATGAAATGATTAAATATTATTTGAATAATAGCACGAAGATAGACTACTTGAGCAACAGGCAATTTACAAATTTTCCAGAGGGCATGGATGTGGAGATCTTCAGCCGGGAAATACTGGAGGATGCTGCCAGAAATGCGGCGAAACAGAAGGAACGTGAACATATTAATTATTTTTTCTTAGATCGACCATCCCAATATAGAATTCGTTACTATAATCACAATTTAGGAGTGGATTACTCCCGTTTTAAACTTTCTGTCGACACGCATCAGGAATTAGAGCAGATTCGCTCTTTTTTTAAGGAAAAAGGGTTACCGTTTCAGTTTACATTTAAAGAATTGATTAACGTACTAATCAAATAA
- a CDS encoding PIG-L deacetylase family protein, producing MKILAIGAHFDDVELGCGGTLLKHKERGDDISIIVITHSGYESPTTNSVRLKDQAKQEGEKCAKMLGASLICCDKEPTVLVPTEKFVLEVEHIVSKIKPDRVYTHRPGDSHADHAAVGYVSLRACRKYDEILLYRSNWYMTDGTQEDNFYVDISPFMEQKMDLIRVYESEMKKVNYSWIDFVKKQNFASGAKVGVQFAETFHFVKMFWK from the coding sequence ATGAAAATTTTAGCAATAGGCGCTCATTTTGACGATGTCGAATTAGGATGTGGGGGTACTCTACTCAAACATAAAGAGAGGGGGGATGATATTTCCATAATTGTGATAACTCACTCAGGTTATGAAAGTCCAACAACTAATTCTGTTCGCTTAAAAGATCAGGCAAAACAAGAAGGTGAAAAATGTGCTAAGATGTTAGGTGCTTCTTTAATTTGCTGCGACAAAGAGCCTACAGTTTTAGTCCCCACAGAGAAATTTGTTTTAGAAGTGGAACATATTGTCAGTAAAATTAAGCCTGATCGTGTCTATACACATAGACCCGGTGATTCTCATGCAGATCATGCAGCGGTGGGTTATGTATCTTTACGTGCATGTCGAAAGTATGATGAAATTTTGTTATATCGAAGTAATTGGTATATGACTGATGGTACGCAAGAAGATAATTTTTATGTTGATATTTCTCCATTTATGGAACAAAAGATGGATCTTATACGTGTTTATGAGTCGGAAATGAAAAAGGTAAATTACTCATGGATAGACTTTGTAAAGAAACAAAATTTTGCATCTGGTGCTAAGGTTGGTGTCCAGTTTGCCGAAACCTTCCATTTTGTAAAAATGTTTTGGAAATGA
- a CDS encoding radical SAM/SPASM domain-containing protein, giving the protein MSINEAQKEMKINHHQFSLDSYERERLWDERRRHFADYCVNRFQWFSYPKWSYVSPFPLHVDFEASFNCNLKCPMCFRPHIDKKNYGDMEFDLYKKGIDECADNGLYSIRLSWRGESTLNPNLVKMVEYAKKKGIKEVSFISNGRLLEGDLTEGLIRAGLDYITVSVDGLEEHYNKLRKPNTYEEITEKLRDFYNLKNRIGGGFPRIKIQAIWTYIKQDPTAYYNHFKDFTDKIDFDPENDYSLSDVPQDNDFICQYPWQRITIMWNGEIPLCISDWNGATAIGDLRKQTIKEVWEGRKMENYRQIQRNRKRMSIPCCKRCHRPSTEQIGNKPEGEQ; this is encoded by the coding sequence ATGAGTATAAATGAAGCTCAAAAGGAAATGAAAATTAATCATCATCAATTTTCTCTTGATTCATATGAACGTGAGCGTCTATGGGATGAGCGCAGACGTCATTTTGCGGACTACTGTGTCAATCGTTTTCAGTGGTTTAGTTATCCCAAATGGTCTTACGTTTCTCCATTTCCACTTCATGTAGATTTTGAAGCAAGTTTTAATTGTAACTTGAAATGTCCGATGTGCTTCAGGCCCCATATTGATAAGAAAAATTATGGTGATATGGAATTTGATCTTTATAAAAAGGGGATTGATGAGTGCGCCGATAATGGTTTGTATTCAATAAGACTAAGTTGGAGGGGAGAGTCTACACTTAATCCTAATCTCGTTAAGATGGTTGAATACGCTAAAAAAAAGGGCATTAAAGAGGTGTCGTTTATATCAAATGGACGATTGCTTGAAGGTGATCTTACAGAGGGCTTGATAAGGGCTGGTTTGGATTACATTACCGTATCGGTTGATGGTTTGGAAGAGCATTATAATAAGTTACGTAAACCGAACACATATGAAGAAATTACAGAAAAACTTCGAGATTTTTATAATCTTAAAAATCGTATTGGTGGTGGGTTTCCTCGTATAAAAATTCAGGCTATCTGGACGTATATAAAACAAGACCCAACAGCCTATTATAATCATTTCAAAGATTTTACAGACAAAATTGATTTCGACCCAGAGAATGACTACTCATTGAGTGATGTACCTCAGGATAATGATTTTATCTGTCAATACCCCTGGCAGCGTATAACCATTATGTGGAATGGGGAAATACCTCTATGTATATCAGACTGGAATGGTGCTACAGCTATAGGAGATTTAAGAAAACAAACTATTAAAGAAGTTTGGGAAGGAAGGAAGATGGAGAACTATAGGCAGATACAGAGAAACAGGAAAAGAATGTCTATTCCTTGTTGTAAAAGGTGTCATAGACCATCCACAGAACAGATTGGTAACAAACCGGAGGGTGAACAATAG
- a CDS encoding WbqC family protein, with product MKIAIHQPEFLPWLGFFYKMILADLYVVFDHVQFKKRYFENRNKIVFQSGDTSWINVPVKTKGKYTQSINEVEIDNDQKWKSKMLTKIQHCYRSAPYFEEYYHDFVSLLDDREYDKLIDLNMEIINFIRKKLDITVPMLFSSSMDVGSSEGSDLILKICLVNNANTYLCGASGKDYLNVENFDKNGIVIEWLDYQPPVYKQLCQQFTPYMSILDLLFNYGSKSLGIIMKPT from the coding sequence ATGAAAATAGCAATTCATCAACCTGAATTTCTACCTTGGTTAGGTTTTTTCTATAAAATGATACTGGCTGATTTATATGTTGTGTTTGATCACGTACAGTTTAAAAAGCGATATTTTGAAAACAGGAATAAGATTGTTTTTCAATCGGGGGATACTAGTTGGATAAATGTACCTGTAAAAACGAAAGGGAAATATACTCAATCAATTAATGAGGTTGAAATTGATAATGACCAGAAGTGGAAAAGCAAAATGTTAACAAAGATTCAGCATTGTTACAGAAGTGCGCCATACTTTGAAGAATATTATCATGATTTTGTGTCATTACTTGACGATAGAGAATACGATAAATTAATTGATCTGAATATGGAAATAATAAATTTTATTAGAAAAAAGTTGGATATTACCGTTCCTATGCTCTTTTCATCCAGTATGGATGTAGGCAGTTCAGAAGGTTCTGACCTTATTTTAAAAATTTGCCTGGTTAATAACGCCAATACCTACCTATGTGGAGCTTCCGGTAAGGATTATCTGAATGTGGAAAATTTCGATAAGAACGGTATTGTAATTGAGTGGTTAGACTATCAGCCCCCTGTTTATAAACAACTGTGTCAGCAATTTACACCTTATATGTCGATATTGGATTTGTTATTTAATTATGGGTCAAAGAGCTTAGGGATTATAATGAAACCGACTTAA